The uncultured Subdoligranulum sp. genomic sequence GCACAAAGCTCAGGGCCACCAGCACCATCAGGTTGCCGGCGTAGGCGAAGGGAATGAGCATCAGGCAGAGCAGGGCGTTGATCAGGTAGGAGACCAGGTTGACCCGGTACATGCCGAACCGCTTGACCAGGATGGGGTTGGCGATGAGGCCGACAATCATGACGAAGGAGCTCAGGGAGGTCAGGCCCATCAGCGACAGGTCGCCGATGACATAGGTGAAATAGAAGGTGCCCACGTTGCTGGCCAGGCCGGTGTTGCAGTAGAGCAGCAGATAGATGGCCAGCAGCAGAAGATAGTACTTGTTGGTGAGGATGATCTTAAGAGCGGTGAAGAAGTTTTCCTTCTTTTCGGGCTGGGTTTCAGTGGCCTGCGGGGCGGCGGGTTCCTCCTCCACGGGCGGCAGCTCCTTGCAGGAGAGGGAGGCCAGCGAGTTGAAGACGAGCAGCACCACGGCGAAGAGGATGGCCACGTTGCGCCAGGCGGCCAGGTCGCCGCCCATCTGTTCCACCAGCACGGCGGTGATGGACATGACCAGCACCGAGGCTACTACGGCAAAAATGTACCGGTAGGTGCCCAGGGAGACCCGCTCGGAATCGTTGCGGGTGATATAGGCGGTCATGGCGGCGTAGGAAATGTTGTTGGCGGTGTAGAACAGCGCGTTGGCCGCGGTGTAGAAGACGAAGAAGAAGGCGTACTTGCCCACCTCCGGCAGGGAGGCCGGGATGGCAAAGCAGAAGATCAGGCTCAATGCCAGCGGGAAGGCCGAGAAGAACATCCAGGGCCGGGCCTTGCCCATCCTGGTGTTGGTTTTATCGATGAGTCGTCCGAAAAACACATCGGTGATGCCGTCCAGCAGCTTGCTGACCGCCATCAGGGTGCCCACGATGCCCACATCCAGCCCCACGTAGTTGCCAAGGTAGAGCATGGCAAAGGACGTTAAGAGCATGTAGAAGAAGTTGGACCCGAAATCCCCGGATCCGTAGGCGACCTTCTGCCAGAAGGTCAGGTAGGTTTTTTGTTTTTCCATGGTGCAGTTTTCCTCCTTTGGGCCGATATACTCGGTGTTCCGATACTTTTATCTTAGGCCCAACCGGTCCAAAAGGGTATGGCAAAAAGCTTCCCGCCATGGTATAATTCCTAACAAATACGGACCTGTCCCGTCAGAAGGAGGCGTTTTCCGCCATGGAATCCATCCCGAACCCTGCCGCTTACCAGGGGGAATCGGTGGTCACCCTGCGCACCGGCTACCAGAGCCGTGTCATCCAGGGCCGCCGCCAGGAGCTCAGCCACGTGCCCGACCTGATCTTCGAGACTTTCCACCCCGATGATCCCGAACATATGTTTTTCTACTCCCAGTACTACGCCGAGGATGTCTCCCACGCCTCGATGAACTACGACCAGGCAGTGGAGGTGCTGTTCTCCCGTCCGCTGCACCAGCACGATTACTTCGAGTTCCTCTATGTGATCCGGGGCCAGATGTACCAGTGGATCGAAAACCAGCGCCACCTCTACCCCCAGGGCAGTCTGTGCCTGCTCAACCGCAACATCCGCCACCAGGAGGAATTCTCCACCGACTTCTACACCGCCTTCCTCGCCCTGCCGGTGTCGCTGGTGCGCCGTATGCTGGCCGACCGGGAAACCTACTTTTTCCCCTGCGAGTCGGGCGCGGCGGACTCGCTGTGCCTGCGGTTCTTCCAGGAGAACAGCCGGTCGGACAGCACCGCCCTGATGGAGTACATCGACTTCATCCCCGACCCGGACAAACCCGCCGTGCAGCAGACCATGCACAGCCTGTTCCAGGATCTGGTGGCCCAGTACATCGCGCCCCGGGTGGGGTCCACTTACCAGATCATGGGCCTGCTGATGCAGATCTTCCACCAGCTTTCCCTGCCTGACCAGTACAGCAACACCGCCCTGAAGCTGGCCCCCGACCCGGAACTGCAGCTGTTCGACAGCATCTCCGCCATGCTGCGGCTGCACTCGGGGCGGATCTCCCGCAGCGAACTGGCCCAGGCCCTGAACTACAGCGGCCACTACCTGAACCGGGTGGTGAAGCGGCACACCGGGCTGAGCCTGCAGCAGTACGGCATGCAGTTTGCCATGCAGGCCGCCGCCGGCATGCTGTGCTACACCGACCGCAAGGTGGAGGAGATCTGCGAATACCTGCACTTTTCCAACCAGACCCAGTTTTACCGGCAGTTCCAGGACCGCTACGGGCTGACGCCCCGCCAGTACCGCCAGGCCTGCCGGCAGGGCAGCCGCACCGCTCCCGCCCCGGGCAGCGCCCTGCCCTGACCCCCAAACAAAAAGGCAGCCCGCCGCGGCGGGGATGCCGGAAAACATCCCGCCGGGGCAAGGCTGCCGCAGCGATGAAACGCGCAACAAAATCGAACAAAAATCCAATTCTCCGAACATTCATGACTATCCTGAGCCGTGGGTCCGGATGTATGATAGAGAAAGAATGGGTTATGTCTCCGGTCCGCCGAACTGACGGCGGTAGGCCTGGGGGGTAAAACCCGTCTGTTTGCGGAAGACACGGAAGAAATAGTTGTAGTCCGCGATGCCGATCCGCTGGCAGATTTCGCTGTTAGTCAGCTTGGTGGTAGTCAGCAGCTGCATGGCCGACTGGATGCGCAGCCGCCGCACATACTCGTGGATGCCGCAGCCGTAGGTCTGCTTGGACAGCTCGTAGAGCGCCGTGCGGCCCATGCCCAGCGCGGTACAGATCCGCTCGCTGGAAAGGTCCTCCGCCAGGTGCTCCGACACGTAGTGGGTGAGCCGCTCCTGCATGCTGCCGGGCACCAGCCGGGCCATCCGGGCCTGGCACAGCGCCCGGGCCGAGAAGGACAACAGATCCCCCGCCGCCCGCAGCACCCGGTAGGGGGTGCGGGGCAGCTGCCCGTAGGCTTCCCGCAGGGCGGTTTCCCCGATGCCGTAGGGCCGGCAGAGTTCCAGCACCCGCCGCCACTCCGCTTCCTCGTCGGCGCCCTGCACGATGTGGCTCAGCAGCAGATACCCCACCACCACGCCGTCCACCTGGATGGGGGTGATGGCCTCGATGAGCCCCGCATGGCAGGGATAGATCAGCGTCTTGCGCTCCCGCTGGGCCTGACGGCAGGCCTTCTGGTCGCACAGACGGCACCCCTGGGTGCCCTCCGGCGTGGACCGCACCAGCCGGCAGAAAGCCGGCAGCTCGGCGGGATAGGACAGAATGTCCATGCCCCACTCGTCAAACACCACGGTGCGCAGTCCTGTCAGCTCGTAAAAATCCTGCAGCAGGACCAACAATTCCTTTTTGTCGAAGATGGCTCGCACGTTCCGCTCCTCCCGTTCTTCCTTTTCCCTTTCCTGTATTGTAAATGGCGCCTGCGGCGCTGTCAATCTCCCCACTTCATAAATTTCACAGGCGGTGATCTCATGAACAAATTTGAACAAAAATCCACTGCA encodes the following:
- a CDS encoding MFS transporter gives rise to the protein MEKQKTYLTFWQKVAYGSGDFGSNFFYMLLTSFAMLYLGNYVGLDVGIVGTLMAVSKLLDGITDVFFGRLIDKTNTRMGKARPWMFFSAFPLALSLIFCFAIPASLPEVGKYAFFFVFYTAANALFYTANNISYAAMTAYITRNDSERVSLGTYRYIFAVVASVLVMSITAVLVEQMGGDLAAWRNVAILFAVVLLVFNSLASLSCKELPPVEEEPAAPQATETQPEKKENFFTALKIILTNKYYLLLLAIYLLLYCNTGLASNVGTFYFTYVIGDLSLMGLTSLSSFVMIVGLIANPILVKRFGMYRVNLVSYLINALLCLMLIPFAYAGNLMVLVALSFVRSVIMAPLMGSINALVAEVGQNAYLKTHTHVEGMMFSCSSIGMKVGSGLGAAVAGWLMSFAGYVNGAATQPGSAVSMIKFCYAGLPFIMVVLMAVCLWRMKVVEENRKLSATV
- a CDS encoding AraC family transcriptional regulator gives rise to the protein MESIPNPAAYQGESVVTLRTGYQSRVIQGRRQELSHVPDLIFETFHPDDPEHMFFYSQYYAEDVSHASMNYDQAVEVLFSRPLHQHDYFEFLYVIRGQMYQWIENQRHLYPQGSLCLLNRNIRHQEEFSTDFYTAFLALPVSLVRRMLADRETYFFPCESGAADSLCLRFFQENSRSDSTALMEYIDFIPDPDKPAVQQTMHSLFQDLVAQYIAPRVGSTYQIMGLLMQIFHQLSLPDQYSNTALKLAPDPELQLFDSISAMLRLHSGRISRSELAQALNYSGHYLNRVVKRHTGLSLQQYGMQFAMQAAAGMLCYTDRKVEEICEYLHFSNQTQFYRQFQDRYGLTPRQYRQACRQGSRTAPAPGSALP
- a CDS encoding PocR ligand-binding domain-containing protein, producing the protein MRAIFDKKELLVLLQDFYELTGLRTVVFDEWGMDILSYPAELPAFCRLVRSTPEGTQGCRLCDQKACRQAQRERKTLIYPCHAGLIEAITPIQVDGVVVGYLLLSHIVQGADEEAEWRRVLELCRPYGIGETALREAYGQLPRTPYRVLRAAGDLLSFSARALCQARMARLVPGSMQERLTHYVSEHLAEDLSSERICTALGMGRTALYELSKQTYGCGIHEYVRRLRIQSAMQLLTTTKLTNSEICQRIGIADYNYFFRVFRKQTGFTPQAYRRQFGGPET